In Leptospira licerasiae serovar Varillal str. VAR 010, the sequence GTATAGACTAGATCCTCTCTACTCGCCCTCTCTTGATAGGCTACATCAAAAGAGGAAGCTAATGTAAGTCGTTGGAACGGTTTCCATTCTGCGATAAAGTTATTATAATATCTGGTTTCCTTCGGAACGGAAGTAGGCTGTTCATTCCCGACAAAAGTATTCCAACGGAACATCAAGTTACCCAAAGGGTTCCATTCTAATCGGAAACCTCCAGAAATGTCTTTGTTGTTGTCCGTAACAACTTGGTATCCATTATTCAAATGAAGTTGATAGGAAACTTTATCACTGATCTTTCCACTCAGTCTTGCTCCTGAAACGTAATAAGGTACGTAGTCCAGAGAGAATGCTCGAGTATAAACGAAATTCTCGTGCGAGATCCAAGACTCGTATCCTAGATGTCCGAAATAAATCCCCGCATCCAACCAAGTGGATTTTCCTAATCGAACACCTCCGTAAGCCTCTTGCATATTCCGAATAGATGTTTCGTTCGAAGTTTTGCCTGTAGTCCCTTCTCCGGAATAATTTGCGACAACTGATGTACCGAATTGGACTGCGAATCTACCTCTGTATTTATCAGTTTCTACTTTGGCGTCCAGATAGGCCAGATTGATATTGTATTCGTTAGTACGAGTTGCTTGTGTGGTATATAAAAGTTCTTTAGAAGCAGGTCGATTCAGACTCGCATTGTAATAACCGTCGA encodes:
- a CDS encoding porin produces the protein MIRKLRLSRFIFLLCVYSFSGTLFSQDLKTKETSGKSGGTIVQTKEESLKTDPQKSSETKDEEEEGFKKEELNPKKKDDLVIPIQFGFFIDGYYNASLNRPASKELLYTTQATRTNEYNINLAYLDAKVETDKYRGRFAVQFGTSVVANYSGEGTTGKTSNETSIRNMQEAYGGVRLGKSTWLDAGIYFGHLGYESWISHENFVYTRAFSLDYVPYYVSGARLSGKISDKVSYQLHLNNGYQVVTDNNKDISGGFRLEWNPLGNLMFRWNTFVGNEQPTSVPKETRYYNNFIAEWKPFQRLTLASSFDVAYQERASREDLVYTPEGPIYVRRDGTAFRQTYVGNLWLAYRFLPDWRIGVRLERYLDREQMIIVTNTKDGFQTSGATATLDYNPDPAVLVRFTYQYRRSMDSIYPHENNTSKLDRMFIFSLSLKI